The following coding sequences lie in one Musa acuminata AAA Group cultivar baxijiao chromosome BXJ1-8, Cavendish_Baxijiao_AAA, whole genome shotgun sequence genomic window:
- the LOC103994174 gene encoding pentatricopeptide repeat-containing protein At5g61990, mitochondrial: MFRVTRARPLLLRRRIIPSPLSDARSPHLRSQILPLCVSSESPEHDSDVDDLAREISALLFGAGNWKAAMAASDIPRRLSPAAVSAVLRQRVGRAPDPKRLLDFFYWSGSQMASPHALDSFAVLAIALCDSGLFPLANGLLERMVKTCPSPPSVLDNIVGCFSRDPRSNSAVFSVLIDAYKRAGMLKEAAEVALLMKGGAFAPSLRCCNALLKDLLRANSMDLFWKVHDFISRAQLGHDVYTFTILIEAYLKVGNVDAAKNVFLEMEQKRCAPSAVTYNTLICGFCRVGALGDAFQLKEEMVKKGLAADNYTYSVLIGGLCKNSQSIEARKLLEEISVRGLKPNVFIYSSLIDGFVRESKMDEAFKLKDEMIAAGVQPNMFTYNSLIRGVCKAGDIDKAHELLEEMDRMGCKPETQTYNLVIEGYFKVRSPQEALRLLEEMKIRNVLPNLYTYGVMINGFCVCGESRQAEVLLMEMHENGLEPNAVIYSTLISGQCKEGRIMEAVQTLDKMADINVPPDTFCYNYLIMGLCKAGNLEEAKKYFTQMQERGLSPNVFTYGPLIDWHSKSGDMDGADELLQLMVARGIKPNDVILTILIDGYCKSDNVAKAFSTFHSMLGHGVLPDVQTYSVLIQSLSKSGKIQEAFQAFSELQEKGLTPDVYTYGSLIFGLCKTGDMVKAVTLHDEMCARGVEPNIVTYNALIDGFCKSGNINSAKKYFKSVLAKGLVPTSVTYTTMIDGNCKAGNMSEAFVLYEQMLSRGISPDKFVYNVLISGCCKAGDMERALHLFSEALPKGFVTVFTFNSLVDGFCKLGKLQEATKLLQEMVDKEVMPNNVTYTILIDGYAKAGHLEEACRLLMEMQDRNIEPNCVTYTSLIDGHNKMGNTSAASALFEEMMANGIHPDEITYGVMIQVHCKEENLAEAFKFRDAIIAEGKQLSSATYVELLKSLCRSEKFSEALSMLNEMIEKGVKPSYSQSVMLVCSLDAAGFSDEANQFLNVMRSNSWVPIDASVSSLTNEGQDVPSMEVAR; this comes from the coding sequence ATGTTTCGAGTCACTCGAGCACGCCCTCTCCTCCTCCGGCGTAGAATAATCCCCAGCCCCTTGTCGGACGCGAGAAGCCCCCATCTCCGATCCCAAATCCTCCCCCTCTGCGTCTCCTCGGAATCCCCCGAGCATGACTCCGATGTTGACGATCTGGCCCGCGAGATCTCCGCTCTCCTCTTCGGCGCCGGGAACTGGAAGGCCGCCATGGCCGCCTCCGACATCCCCCGCCGCCTTTCCCCGGCCGCCGTCTCCGCGGTCCTTCGCCAGAGAGTCGGCCGGGCGCCCGATCCCAAGCGCCTTCTGGATTTCTTTTACTGGTCCGGGTCGCAGATGGCCTCCCCCCACGCCCTTGATTCCTTCGCCGTGCTCGCCATTGCCCTCTGCGATTCTGGCCTCTTCCCCCTCGCCAATGGCCTCCTCGAGCGAATGGTCAAGACCTGTCCCTCGCCGCCTTCCGTATTGGACAACATCGTTGGTTGCTTCTCCCGCGACCCGCGCTCCAACTCGGCGGTGTTCAGCGTGCTGATTGATGCGTACAAGAGGGCGGGAATGCTCAAGGAAGCCGCTGAAGTGGCGTTGTTGATGAAAGGCGGTGCTTTTGCTCCGAGTTTGAGGTGCTGCAATGCGCTGCTGAAGGATCTCTTGAGGGCTAATTCCATGGATTTGTTCTGGAAGGTGCACGATTTCATATCACGGGCGCAACTGGGTCACGATGTCTACACTTTTACTATATTGATCGAGGCGTATTTGAAGGTTGGAAATGTTGATGCAGCAAAAAATGTCTTCTTGGAGATGGAGCAAAAACGTTGTGCCCCAAGTGCAGTCACTTACAACACGCTAATCTGTGGTTTCTGCAGAGTTGGGGCTCTTGGGGATGCTTTTCAGTTGAAGGAGGAGATGGTGAAGAAAGGCTTGGCTGCTGATAACTACACTTACAGTGTTCTCATTGGTGGCTTATGCAAGAACAGTCAGTCAATCGAAGCAAGGAAATTGTTGGAGGAAATATCGGTGAGGGGTCTAAAGCCCAATGTATTTATATACTCTTCTTTGATTGATGGGTTTGTGCGAGAAAGCAAAATGGACGAGGCTTTTAAATTGAAGGATGAGATGATAGCTGCAGGAGTGCAGCCCAATATGTTTACATATAACAGTCTCATTCGTGGGGTATGTAAGGCAGGGGACATAGATAAGGCACATGAACTTTTGGAGGAGATGGATCGTATGGGTTGTAAACCAGAGACACAGACTTATAACCTAGTTATTGAGGGGTATTTTAAGGTGCGTAGTCCCCAGGAGGCGCTTAGGTTGCTTGAAGAGATGAAGATTCGGAATGTATTACCTAATTTGTATACCTACGGCGTGATGATTAATGGATTTTGTGTTTGTGGAGAATCGAGGCAGGCTGAGGTCTTGTTGATGGAAATGCATGAAAATGGTTTGGAACCTAATGCTGTCATTTATTCCACTCTCATTTCAGGTCAGTGCAAGGAAGGCAGAATAATGGAGGCAGTGCAGACTTTGGATAAGATGGCTGATATAAACGTTCCTCCAGATACATTTTGCTACAATTATCTCATTATGGGTCTATGCAAGGCGGGAAATCTTGAAGAAGCAAAGAAATACTTTACTCAAATGCAAGAGCGAGGGTTGTCTCCAAATGTGTTCACATATGGGCCTCTCATTGACTGGCACAGCAAGTCTGGAGATATGGATGGAGCAGATGAACTTTTGCAACTGATGGTTGCTCGAGGTATAAAGCCAAATGATGTCATTTTAACAATCCTTATTGATGGTTACTGCAAATCAGACAATGTTGCAAAGGCCTTCTCCACCTTTCACTCCATGTTGGGACATGGTGTGTTGCCAGATGTGCAAACATACAGTGTGCTCATTCAGAGCCTCTCAAAGAGTGGGAAGATCCAAGAGGCTTTCCAAGCCTTTTCAGAGCTTCAGGAGAAAGGTTTGACTCCTGATGTATACACTTATGGTTCACTTATCTTTGGGCTTTGTAAGACAGGCGACATGGTTAAAGCTGTGACCCTCCATGATGAAATGTGTGCTAGAGGTGTTGAGCCAAATATTGTTACTTATAATGCCCTAATTGATGGTTTTTGCAAGTCTGGTAATATCAACAGTGCTAAAAAATATTTCAAGAGCGTCTTAGCAAAGGGTTTGGTGCCGACCAGTGTGACATACACTACAATGATTGATGGAAACTGCAAGGCTGGAAACATGTCTGAAGCATTTGTGttgtatgaacaaatgctttcaaGAGGAATTTCACCTGATAAATTTGTTTATAATGTTCTTATTAGCGGATGTTGCAAGGCTGGTGACATGGAAAGGGCTTTACATTTGTTCAGTGAAGCGTTGCCAAAAGGCTTCGTTACAGTTTTTACATTTAATTCCTTGGTTGATGGTTTCTGCAAGCTTGGAAAACTACAGGAAGCAACTAAATTGCTACAAGAGATGGTGGACAAAGAGGTTATGCCTAATAATGTAACATACACAATCTTGATAGATGGATATGCCAAGGCAGGACATTTGGAGGAGGCATGCCGGTTATTGATGGAAATGCAGGACAGGAATATCGAGCCAAACTGTGTTACCTATACATCGCTTATTGATGGGCATAACAAAATGGGAAACACATCAGCTGCATCAGCATTGTTTGAAGAAATGATGGCAAATGGTATACATCCTGATGAAATAACTTATGGGGTGATGATTCAGGTACATTGTAAAGAAGAAAACTTGGCTGAGGCATTCAAGTTTCGTGATGCAATTATTGCAGAAGGTAAACAATTGAGTTCCGCTACATATGTTGAACTGTTAAAGAGTCTTTGCAGGAGTGAGAAATTTTCTGAAGCGCTGAGTATGCTCAATGAAATGATAGAGAAAGGTGTCAAGCCCAGTTATTCTCAGAGTGTGATGCTAGTTTGTAGCCTTGATGCAGCAGGATTCTCTGATGAAGCTAATCAGTTTTTGAATGTCATGCGATCTAACAGTTGGGTCCCTATAGATGCTTCTGTAAGTAGTCTGACTAATGAAGGTCAAGATGTGCCCAGTATGGAAGTTGCCCGGTAG